The genomic interval TGGTACACCTGTCTCGTTCTCTCAGGATCCTGacaaagaaagaataaaaatgatttgagCATAATTTGCAGAGCTCGTTACTGACAGCTGAGAAGATGATGTAAAGTGTGTGAACTCACCTTGACCTCCAGCTCTTCATACAGAGCGTAATTGATCCACAGGTAGATGTATCGTCTCCAGTGTCTCTTCTCCTGGATGGGGGGGATGTTGGCGATGGCTCTCTCGTAAACCTCCCTCACTGTGTCGGGGTCGGCGTCGCTCTCCACCAGACGCAGGTAATCGAACCAAGCGTCATAGTTGTGTGGGTTCGCCTGGatacaaacagagaaatgttaaGTCACAAGGACAAGAAGTGGATGGTGGTTCAGGCGCCCGTTTTCATGGTTAATACCTTGACCTCCTCCTCGTACTGGAACCTTCGTTTGCTGACGATGACGTCCTCAATTCCCCTGCGGTCTCCAAACTTCTTCTCAAACATCGTGTAGTTCTTGAAGAGCTCCTGTGCCTGGTGTTTAGGGATTCTGTCCAAAGCGTACTTATACATCACCCGAACTCGttcaaactgagagaaaagacaatCAATCAACAAGTTTGTTATGGGCACCAATGCTTCTTATAGCTCTCCAGTACCTACCTTAAACTCATAGGAGAAAACAAACCCTTAAGTCTGTTAGAGGATGGATTTTTTTCTATACTGAGCTGCACAAAcctctttctgtgtctcctcGAACTTGGCAAAGGCCACAAACAGGTTTTCATCCACATGCTCCTCTCCGAAGAACTCCACCGCCCTCTCATACACCTTCCTGCTGTGAGCGATGTAGCCGTGCTTCTCCTCAAAACGAGCATATTTGATCCAGTTCTTCACTTCGGGGTGAACGATGACAAGTGCAGCGGAGTTAAGGAGTTTTCAGACGACAAACAACTAATCATCAAGTGTTCTAGAAATATACAACCAGATCCTGTGAGACGGGTGAGTATACCTGTGCAGTGGTAAATTCTGCTCTTTGCAGTGGATTAACAGTCAACACCAACAAAAGGATATATCGCTCATAAATGGTGCGAGCTTTGTCCACCTCCTTGTAGCGCAGCTCAAAGTTGATGTAGGAGTGCCAGGCCTGTTCATCGGGCTCCCACTCCATCCAGCGCTCAAACACCTGCCTGCAGCCGGCGACGTTCCCCAGCATCTCCTCCATGTAAGTGTACTTGTACCTGTGTAAAGGACCAATAGTCagacattaaataaatacagcaagGTAAACCTGTCATCACCACCAGAAACCCTGGTCTATCAGCAGGTAATTAAGTGTGATTCTGACCAGAACTGGTTGACTCGTGGGAGGATGGTGATGGCTCTGTCCCAGATGTTGCGGGCGTGATTCACCTGCCGGCTCTTCATCTCCATCTCGGCATATTTCAGCCACAGTGTGATGTTGCGGTGATCGACATCCAGCGCTCGCTCGTAAATGGAACGAGCTCTGAAACCAGAGATGAGAAACAATCACACAGTGAGTATGTAGAGGATTCTCCTCTAGGTATGTGATAATATAAGACTGTTAAACAAGCACAGTACCTCTGGATCTCCTTCAGGCTTTCCTCCCATTGTGCATATTTAATCCAGTTACTGATGACAGTGCGATTTTTCCTTATGTTGTCCTCAAACCCctgaaagaaaagacacaaaaggtTAGTCTTCCTTTACTCATCTTGGGTTTACagtgttaaagtgaaaaataaactaAGAATGTCTGTGTTTAAGACTGCAGACTTGTCAGAAAAATGCAGCACACGATGAACTGATGCACCAGTCATTTCACTGGTTGTGTGTATTtaccttcctcttcctcagtttGTAATCattcagctcctcctcatcaGTGATCTTCTGTTTTGGCGGTGGTGGCAGAAGTTCAAGCTCCCTCTCTTTGGCTTctctcagcagctgctctgcagTGATCTGAACCTCTGCAGGAGCTTTATTCTTCACCTGAAACACAGGAAGGAGGTGAGCAAAACGCCCTTGACAAAACATGGTGACTTTGCTCATCCAACTTATCCAGGACACAATGCACTGCGTGCAATTTAAGGTTTCATTTATCTTTACACGTGTTTGTTTCAACACTGCCACAGTTTATACACAGTGGGTGTCTTGTAAATCCATGTAGGCTTAGcacgcacatgtacacacataaatactCCTACGGCTATCATTAATATATATAGCTTGCATTCAACCCTTCTGACTGtacttttaaatgtttatgaCGCTTTGTAAATACTTTAAGTTTATGTAGGAGTAAGGCAAGAACTTCCAGCATTTAACTCATGGAGCAAAAACATGAGTAAGCTTTGCAgtacaatataaaatatgataataataagatGTCGGGAACCCAAACAACGCACAGTATAATCAGTTAGCATGAACAGGAGAGTTAGCTTAACTGTTTTTGCGGTTAATGAGATTATCGTTAAGCTAACGTTACCCCTCGTATAATTATACTTTGGtgaatgtatttaaatgtgtaaGAAATGAACTTAAAAGTAATCATGAGCTCTATCTGGCGGCATGGAGAAGAATGCTTCATTCTTCAAGTTTACCGCTGTGGGTTAGCATTAGCTTAGCCGAAGTCAACTCATGGCTCttctggtttgtgttttgtttttttaccttcGCCACCTTCGGTATCCGCTGTTTGCCTGCCGCTGTGGACGCCATTTTGCTGGCAGGTTTGTCTTAAAGCAAAGATCAGACTATCAAAGCGGTTTAAAGATGTTTCGACAACgacaaaaaaaactgacagcCGACGAAACGTTTAGATCCCATCCAGCGCCAGCCGCCATTAAAATACCCATAAGGCCTTGCGAGTTACCGTGAACCTCTAGTGCAGCGTTCTGTTACTATGGTAACAAAGTTTGGGTCAACTAGCAACGGCGAAGCTAACATTACTGACAATATTGTTTGTAGTTTCACTCAGAAGCGACAGAAAGTTAGCCTGTGAATTAAGTTTTGTAGTTTGTCAGAAATAAATCTGCGAAAGGTAAGTAACAACCGTTAAACgtgtctttgttttgtattgttttttttaactgtttaactAAAAAACTCCTcgtcgttgttgttgtttgttgttgtctttccGTTAAAACCCGGTTTAAATGAAGATGAGGACCATAACCTCAAACAGCGGTGAAGAGGAAACTGTGACCGTGAGAAGAAGTGAATCAGCGGACGCTCAGGGCATCGACAGCCTCATCAGCCTCTCAGCTCAGGCGGTTTTTGGAAGGGTGAATGTTATTCATCTGCTGTAAGAAAATCCCTCCTTTTGTAGTATCTCTAATCATACTCTAGTAATAGTCgcattcattttacagtttgtttgttttttgccatACCGTACAAAGTTACACACATCTATCTGCCATAGTTGCTTATTGCTCATTCTGTTAACATTCTCCAGTGtaattaatttataataatatatatatttatatgcagTTTGGTACAGTTTCTGGTTTGTTTCCAGACTGTAGTTATTTCCTCTTTGCAATGACATCAAAGTTTAATTTAATCTAATGGTATTACTTTTGCTGTTTTAATTTAGTAAAGATGGCAAAAAATAAACGCAACGTTGGTAATTTGCTTCTTCGCAAAACAAACAATCATATCATAATCATAGCTGCTGTTGTACAAGTACATGTTGTACTtgattttctgcttctcttgGCTCTCAGAGAGAAAGCCAACCTGGCCGTGACGTTGGCCAATGAAAAGGACGACATCCTGGCCCACGCCTCCTTCTTCGATCACCCTGTTGGAGATTTGGTGGATCAGGCTCACTGGGAACCTTTCCTGCAGAAACACTTCAGTGCTGAAAACTGCACCGTGtgtatcatttttaaaagattaataCTGTTTATCAATCTGTTTATAGAGTCTAAACTTCGGCCCCTGCAGAACTAACCCAGCCACATGAGCACACTCACACCTTTTCATCAGTCAAAGCTACTTCTTAGATCAGATGACATAAAAGTGATCTGACTCTTGTTCTGGAGAAAATTGGTTATCTTGTTccctctctgcagcctctgaacACACTCTTCCTCCACCTTTTCGTGGCACAGCCGAATTTTGCTGCAGCAAGTGCAAAGGAGATAATGAGGTATGAAAAGATGAGGTCAGGTTTCACATGCTCTCTTTTTAAAGTTGAGGAGAATCTGTGCAGTTTGTCAGGATTCATCTGGAACTCAACTCTCAGATgtcatgaatattaaaaatgatAGTTACAACAAGGTGCTTTGGTTAGAAGCAACCACAGACTGTAGACACATAAAGGTTTATCTCATCTATACTAAATAATAATTCCTTTGCTGTTATGTATCTTTTTACAGAGCTGTCTTCAGTGCCGTCACAGAGCTTGAATACATCTGCCTGGTCAGCCCAAACATCAGCGACATAGGTGAAGAACTGCTTCTCATTCATTGTTAAATTGACCTTCCATTTCATGAATCTCAGCCTTGTAACTTCTCTGTGTGTAGAGTTGGCGCTGGGTGACGTGTTTGAGCCGATGCAGCGTCTGACTGACCCGGGGCCTCAGTGCTTAGCTCTGATCTGCCACAGACAGGAGCACTGTCCGAGGCTTCATATCCGCCCCTCCAGGTGATTTTAAACGTGTGTGTAGTGCATGTATGTGTAGCTCTGGCTGGAGTGTCCTTActcaaaaatcaaacatgtacTTTAACAGTCTAATATTGTGCCCAAGTTTCATTGGAAGATTTAACAGTGAATTTGGGAAGACATGGATCTTGAGTttgtctctaactgtgtctgtctgtttgaacTGTACAGTGAATtagccataaaaccaaaactatgagctaaaagaagctaaaacGTTGGAGACAGTTATCTGATTGCTGGAGCTTTAATGTGTTGGCTGCTGCTCTCTTTGTATGTTACAGGGTTGAAGATCATGATGACATTATGAGCATATTTGAACAGCACAcaaagctgctgtcagtcatcGATCAGCCGTACTTCCTGGCAGAACTCATCGAAGCTCAGAATGAGGAAACTCACACAGCTGTTTGTCAGGTTTGTTCAGATTTAATCCTTTCTTACACAGGCAGAATTCCATGTCTTTTTTCTTAAttgtcagttcatttttttatcTAAACTTGATGGTTTTGAAAAGAAATCAGCAGCTGTTAAACTGAGAAATGATTAAGTTCGTGACATCCGCTCTGTGTGGTTTTAATGTGAGTTATGTGATTTGTTCCCAGTCATTTCTGATCCACTCTTCCAGTCTAAAAATAATGTAGCAGCTATCTGACGACGCTTTGACTGATTGTCAGAAACCCTGCTGGGGTCTGTTCCCTCGGGACCTGGGAGACAACAgatcttttctccctcctccccgaCAGTCGGGCTGACATGTGTTCATGGCAGCATATGGCAGA from Lates calcarifer isolate ASB-BC8 linkage group LG7_1, TLL_Latcal_v3, whole genome shotgun sequence carries:
- the crnkl1 gene encoding crooked neck-like protein 1 isoform X4, yielding MASTAAGKQRIPKVAKVKNKAPAEVQITAEQLLREAKERELELLPPPPKQKITDEEELNDYKLRKRKGFEDNIRKNRTVISNWIKYAQWEESLKEIQRARSIYERALDVDHRNITLWLKYAEMEMKSRQVNHARNIWDRAITILPRVNQFWYKYTYMEEMLGNVAGCRQVFERWMEWEPDEQAWHSYINFELRYKEVDKARTIYERFVIVHPEVKNWIKYARFEEKHGYIAHSRKVYERAVEFFGEEHVDENLFVAFAKFEETQKEFERVRVMYKYALDRIPKHQAQELFKNYTMFEKKFGDRRGIEDVIVSKRRFQYEEEVKANPHNYDAWFDYLRLVESDADPDTVREVYERAIANIPPIQEKRHWRRYIYLWINYALYEELEVKDPERTRQVYQACLDLIPHKKFTFAKIWLLYSQFEIRQKNLQGARKVMGTAIGKCPKNKLLKGYIELELQLREFDRCRKLYEKYLEFSPENCTTWIKFAELETILGDIDRARAIFELAIGQPRLDMPEVLWKSYIDFEIEQEEFGNTRNLYKRLLQRTQHVKVWISYAKFELSIDSPDRLQKCRQIYEEANKSMRSCEEKEERLMLLESWREFEREFGSDSTRERVRKLLPEKVKKRRKLTAEDGSDAGWEEYYDYIFPEDAANQPNLKLLAMAKMWKKQQQQATDDDDDGEVVPEKGPAAEETSLRSQEPVASPENNQLENGSDRNTVTETEQEKTYDDRDDDDSSSSDSESEDNDGGEKKEKESRSSEEDKE
- the crnkl1 gene encoding crooked neck-like protein 1 isoform X2, whose amino-acid sequence is MASTAAGKQRIPKVAKVKNKAPAEVQITAEQLLREAKERELELLPPPPKQKITDEEELNDYKLRKRKGFEDNIRKNRTVISNWIKYAQWEESLKEIQRARSIYERALDVDHRNITLWLKYAEMEMKSRQVNHARNIWDRAITILPRVNQFWYKYTYMEEMLGNVAGCRQVFERWMEWEPDEQAWHSYINFELRYKEVDKARTIYERFVIVHPEVKNWIKYARFEEKHGYIAHSRKVYERAVEFFGEEHVDENLFVAFAKFEETQKEFERVRVMYKYALDRIPKHQAQELFKNYTMFEKKFGDRRGIEDVIVSKRRFQYEEEVKANPHNYDAWFDYLRLVESDADPDTVREVYERAIANIPPIQEKRHWRRYIYLWINYALYEELEVKDPERTRQVYQACLDLIPHKKFTFAKIWLLYSQFEIRQKNLQGARKVMGTAIGKCPKNKLLKGYIELELQLREFDRCRKLYEKYLEFSPENCTTWIKFAELETILGDIDRARAIFELAIGQPRLDMPEVLWKSYIDFEIEQEEFGNTRNLYKRLLQRTQHVKVWISYAKFELSIDSPDRLQKCRQIYEEANKSMRSCEEKEERLMLLESWREFEREFGSDSTRERVRKLLPEKVKKRRKLTAEDGSDAGWEEYYDYIFPEDAANQPNLKLLAMAKMWKKQQQQATDDDDDGEVVPEKGPAAEETTSLRSQEPVASPENDQLENGSDRNTVTETEQKTYDDRDDDDSSSSDSESEDNDGGEKKEKESRSSEEDKE